One Nicotiana tomentosiformis chromosome 4, ASM39032v3, whole genome shotgun sequence genomic window carries:
- the LOC104096969 gene encoding uncharacterized protein isoform X2: protein MPRRRPLYTCVASIFAIIHIACKKTEDFNGPIRSIIDKIAICTSYVMPILYTMQFQWLLVVSFVDNCILTSEIIVEKLFPPASRVFDKMDELAYVAESLPGKFDDSMEKLPIFIHQVPFLDWALFQLIAWLNFWISCLTHWGSRNAREKEITIDVNHNDQYLQQESTVKSDLPAKLFNQWPNTDSSHVQIMANEKSECGVDEKKVTESEIQAFVEAISPASSSTCDPFEDAISSPMFGSHEDISKTIGISMSKTDIGKCSYKEMLEKSS from the coding sequence ATGCCAAGACGTCGTCCATTGTACACCTGTGTAGCTTCAATCTTTGCAATTATCCACATTGCCTGCAAAAAAACAGAGGACTTCAATGGACCTATCAGATCAATAATAGATAAAATTGCAATATGTACGAGTTATGTAATGCCAATTTTATACACAATGCAATTTCAATGGCTATTAGTCGTCTCTTTTGTAGATAATTGCATACTGACTTCAGAAATTATAGTAGAAAAGTTATTTCCACCAGCATCCAGAGTTTTCGATAAGATGGATGAGCTAGCTTATGTTGCAGAAAGCCTACCAGGAAAATTTGATGATTCCATGGAAAAGTTGCCAATATTTATTCACCAGGTACCATTTCTTGATTGGGCACTATTCCAACTTATAGCGTGGTTGAATTTCTGGATTTCGTGTTTGACTCACTGGGGATCCAGGAATGCTAGGGAGAAGGAGATAACAATTGATGTAAATCACAATGATCAATATCTCCAACAAGAATCAACAGTTAAATCGGATTTGCCTGCTAAACTGTTTAACCAATGGCCTAACACTGATTCTTCACATGTACAAATCATGGCAAATGAAAAATCAGAATGTGGGGTAGATGAGAAAAAGGTTACTGAGTCAGAAATTCAAGCATTTGTAGAGGCTATCAGTCCTGCAAGTTCATCAACTTGTGATCCATTTGAGGACGCGATTTCATCACCAATGTTTGGTTCTCATGAAGATATAAGCAAAACAATTGGAATTAGTATGTCGAAAACTGATATTGGAAAGTGTAGCTACAAGGAAATGCTAGAGAAAAGCTCTtaa
- the LOC104096969 gene encoding uncharacterized protein isoform X1, with the protein MKILNFVWRITERIVKCSVSFTSKGSNSESKKMPRRRPLYTCVASIFAIIHIACKKTEDFNGPIRSIIDKIAICTSYVMPILYTMQFQWLLVVSFVDNCILTSEIIVEKLFPPASRVFDKMDELAYVAESLPGKFDDSMEKLPIFIHQVPFLDWALFQLIAWLNFWISCLTHWGSRNAREKEITIDVNHNDQYLQQESTVKSDLPAKLFNQWPNTDSSHVQIMANEKSECGVDEKKVTESEIQAFVEAISPASSSTCDPFEDAISSPMFGSHEDISKTIGISMSKTDIGKCSYKEMLEKSS; encoded by the exons ATGAAAATTCTCAATTTTGTGTGGAGGATTACTGAAAGAATTGTCAAGTGCAGTGTCTCATTTACGTCCAAG GGATCAAATTCAGAAAGCAAAAAAATGCCAAGACGTCGTCCATTGTACACCTGTGTAGCTTCAATCTTTGCAATTATCCACATTGCCTGCAAAAAAACAGAGGACTTCAATGGACCTATCAGATCAATAATAGATAAAATTGCAATATGTACGAGTTATGTAATGCCAATTTTATACACAATGCAATTTCAATGGCTATTAGTCGTCTCTTTTGTAGATAATTGCATACTGACTTCAGAAATTATAGTAGAAAAGTTATTTCCACCAGCATCCAGAGTTTTCGATAAGATGGATGAGCTAGCTTATGTTGCAGAAAGCCTACCAGGAAAATTTGATGATTCCATGGAAAAGTTGCCAATATTTATTCACCAGGTACCATTTCTTGATTGGGCACTATTCCAACTTATAGCGTGGTTGAATTTCTGGATTTCGTGTTTGACTCACTGGGGATCCAGGAATGCTAGGGAGAAGGAGATAACAATTGATGTAAATCACAATGATCAATATCTCCAACAAGAATCAACAGTTAAATCGGATTTGCCTGCTAAACTGTTTAACCAATGGCCTAACACTGATTCTTCACATGTACAAATCATGGCAAATGAAAAATCAGAATGTGGGGTAGATGAGAAAAAGGTTACTGAGTCAGAAATTCAAGCATTTGTAGAGGCTATCAGTCCTGCAAGTTCATCAACTTGTGATCCATTTGAGGACGCGATTTCATCACCAATGTTTGGTTCTCATGAAGATATAAGCAAAACAATTGGAATTAGTATGTCGAAAACTGATATTGGAAAGTGTAGCTACAAGGAAATGCTAGAGAAAAGCTCTtaa